CGAACGCCGGCGGCAACGTGGAGGGCATCGCCGCGCTCCTCTTCACCAGATACGTCTTCGCGTTCGAGATCACCGGCGCCCTGCTCATCACGGCCGCCGTCGGCGCCATGGTGCTCACGCACCGCGAGCGCACCGAGCGCGCCAAGACGCAGCGCGAACTGTCCGAGGAGCGGGTCCGCGAAGGCAAGCAACTGCCGCCGCTGCCGGCCCCGGGTGTGTACGCCCGGCACAACGCGGTCGACATCGCGGGCCTGCTGCCCGACGGCACGCCCTCCGACCTCACCGTCAGCAAGACGCTGCGGGAGCGGGGCCAGATCCGGGACGTGTCGCAGGAGGCGCTCAACGACCTCAAGGCCCTGGAACAGCGGTCCGAGGAGCGCCTGGAGCGCAGGGCGGTCGGGCCGGCGAACCTCAAGCGGCCCGAGGAGGCGTCGAAGTGAACCCGGTCAACTATCTCTATCTCGCGGCCCTGTTGTTCACGATCGGTGCCACCGGCGTGCTGATCAGGCGCAACGCGATCGTCGTGTTCATGTGCATCGAGCTCATGCTCAACGCCTGCAACCTCGCGTTCGTCGCCTTCTCCCGGATGCACG
The genomic region above belongs to Streptomyces coeruleorubidus and contains:
- a CDS encoding NADH-quinone oxidoreductase subunit J; this encodes MTTQLAAYSTSTGEAVQFWILGTIAVIGALCTILMKRAVHSALCLAGTMIILAVFYLANGAYFLGVVQIIVYTGAIMMLFLFVVMLVGVTAADSLKETIKGQRWLALLCGLGFGVLLIAGIGNASLSEFSGIGQANAGGNVEGIAALLFTRYVFAFEITGALLITAAVGAMVLTHRERTERAKTQRELSEERVREGKQLPPLPAPGVYARHNAVDIAGLLPDGTPSDLTVSKTLRERGQIRDVSQEALNDLKALEQRSEERLERRAVGPANLKRPEEASK
- the nuoK gene encoding NADH-quinone oxidoreductase subunit NuoK codes for the protein MNPVNYLYLAALLFTIGATGVLIRRNAIVVFMCIELMLNACNLAFVAFSRMHGNLDGQIIAFFTMVVAAAEVVVGLAIIVSLFRARHSASVDDASLMKL